The following coding sequences lie in one Palaemon carinicauda isolate YSFRI2023 chromosome 7, ASM3689809v2, whole genome shotgun sequence genomic window:
- the LOC137644679 gene encoding uncharacterized protein, with product MFGDGEGVVFVNALENTIFKSSQVYIGERLVESNSHFNYWSFIKLLATAKSYTVKTVGRAGYLFQDYKGTSISNVLPDDYFTKLEKKMEKEWVAKGKREGLRLIHPLMLNVASVDEHLMDNIDVRIKLELAPNAWFINSTARTEEFRFHLQEARLHIDKIIPRPPALLALHQALLNPNTAVETVFNKTLYRTYVLAPNQTQATLDLPFNKVIPEKLYLTIVNMESFNGVLNRNPIYFGQNNLKHIGVTLNGSTLYDINSQFPENYSHLYYGTLKSLGLIYDHLIHYDRYDRGRAVIAFNFKPEMTLMDTLEVEKNGDLRFHLTFDTQVNENRIILLFRENQGVITTDQTRNVYCDVRA from the coding sequence ATGTTTGGGGATGGTGAAGGTGTTGTATTTGTCAATGCTTTGGAAAATACAATCTTCAAGTCAAGCCAAGTTTATATCGGCGAAAGGCTCGTAGAATCAAAttcccatttcaattactggtctttcataaagttattagctaCTGCAAAGTCTTACACTGTCAAAACAGTCGGACGGGCTGGATATCttttccaagattacaagggaacatcaatttcaaacgttttaccagacgattattttacaaaattggaaaaaaaaatggaaaaggaatgGGTTGCTAAAGGTAAAAGAGAAGGTTTGCGTCTTATTCATCCACTTATGCTTAATGTAGCTTCAGTAGATGAacatttgatggataatatcgacgttcgtatcaagttggaattagccccaaatgcgtggttcattaattccaccgcACGCACAGAGGAATTTAGATTTCATCTACAAGAAGCCAGgctccatattgataaaatcatcccacGGCCTCCGGCTTTACTCGCCCTTCATCAGGCACTTTTAAATCCCAACACTGCGGTGGAAACTGTCttcaataaaacactttacaggacatacgTGCTAGCCCCCAATCAGACACAGGCgacgttggatttacctttcaataaggttATACCGGAAAAGTTATACCTCactattgttaatatggaaagtttcaatggtgttctGAATAGGAATCCCATTTATTTTGGTCAAAATAATCTTAAGCACATAGGGGTCACACTGAATGGTTCCACTTTGTACGACATAAACTCTCAATTCCCCgaaaattattctcatctttactacggaacattaaaatctttaggcttaatttatgatcacctaattcattatgatCGCTACGACCGAGGTCGGGCGGTCATcgcgtttaatttcaaacctgaaatgaCATTAATGGATACGCTcgaagtagagaaaaatggggatttgagaTTCCATTTAACGTTTGACACgcaagtcaacgagaatagaattattttattgtttcgaGAAAAccagggagtgataaccaccgatcaaacccgaaatgtatattgcgatgtcagggcataa